The Penicillium digitatum chromosome 6, complete sequence genome has a window encoding:
- a CDS encoding Pre-mRNA splicing factor, putative, with protein MMHPSRQAYVEETEDTDMGGISYADLPMDQDYDMPSMAAGIPTERASAILSQFERKRRAAAMVVPTDDTRVRARLRELGEPITLFGEGPSERRDRLRELLTDMAEQQGGVEIEMEEAEEEGEQQEEFFTEGGNDLLEARKEIARFSLARAKARVARLKDESTITLRTHIKHRKAVKEKLQGFDLYGSQIAGDRPVSICRFAPDGQTIAAGNWSGGIKLLSVPNLEEKASFNAHTDRVGGLSWFPGATLPSSNVSPSTVNLISGGGEGNINLWALDQEKPLATLIGHSGRVCRTEFHPSGRFAASASFDSSWRLWDIETATELLLQEGHSREVYTVAFNNDGSLVASGGFDSIGRIWDLRTGRNVMILDGHIREIYGMDWGVDGHRVLSGSGDGWVKCWDLRQMKETGGIGAHKSVVSDLRWYKGVESASFLPSTDGGMDIDGAPLAADKAAEAPSPKKSGTFFVSSGFDKCVNIFSADDWSLVKSLSGHSGNVLSTDISDDAKWIASCGHDRTVKLWGIE; from the exons ATGATGCACCCATCGCGTCAGGCTTATGTCGAGGAGACGGAGGACACAGACATGGGGGGCATCAGTTATGCCGATCTTC CCATGGACCAAGACTACGATATGCCCTCTATGGCAGCGGGTATCCCAACTGAGCGGGCCTCCGCTATTCTATCGCAATTCGAACGGAAACGGAGAGCAGCAGCGATGGTGGTTCCAACAGATGACACACGAGTGCGCGCACGACTACGAGAGCTCGGGGAACCCATCACGCTATTTGGTGAAGGGCCATCAGAGCGGCGCGATCGTCTACGTGAACTCTTGACCGACATGGCGGAGCAACAAGGCGGAGTCGAGATAgaaatggaagaagcagaGGAGGAAGGGGAACAACAAGAAGAATTTTTCACAGAGGGCGGGAACGATTTGCTCGAGGCGCGGAAAGAAATTGCGCGCTTTTCTTTGGCGCGCGCAAAGGCTCGAGTGGCCCGTCTGAAAGACGAATCAACAATTACACTTCGGACGCATATCAAGCATCGCAAAGCTGTCAAGGAGAAGCTACAAGGATTCGATCTTTACGGGTCTCAGATTGCTGGCGATCGTCCGGTTAGCATTTGTCGATTCGCGCCGGATGGACAGACAATTGCTGCTGGAAATTGGAGCGGTGGGATCAAATTGCTCAGCGTGCCCAATCTGGAAGAAAAAGCGAGTTTCAACGCGCACACAGATCGAGTGGGGGGTTTGTCGTGGTTCCCCGGCGCCACCCTCCCCAGCTCGAACGTCTCACCCTCGACTGTCAATTTGATCTCCGGAGGCGGTGAAGGAAATATTAATCTCTGGGCCCTTGATCAAGAAAAGCCGCTGGCTACGTTAATTGGTCACTCGGGGCGTGTATGCCGCACCGAGTTCCACCCTTCAGGTAGATTTGCAGCATCGGCATCCTTCGACAGCTCATGGCGGCTATGGGATATTGAAACAGCAACCGAGCTGCTCCTGCAAGAAGGCCATTCGCGAGAGGTCTATACAGTGGCGTTCAACAACGATGGCTCTCTCGTGGCTAGTGGTGGATTCGACAGCATCGGACGTATCTGGGATCTGCGGACAGGACGCAACGTGATGATCCTCGACGGCCACATTCGCGAGATCTACGGTATGGACTGGGGCGTGGATGGTCACCGAGTGCTGTCTGGTTCCGGCGATGGCTGGGTCAAATGCTGGGACTTGCGACAGATGAAGGAGACTGGTGGGATTGGTGCCCACAAGAGCGTGGTATCGGATCTCCGCTGGTACAAAGGTGTAGAATCTGCGTCATTCTTGCCTTCTACGGATGGCGGGATGGACATTGATGGCGCTCCACTAGCTGCTGATAAAGCAGCGGAAGCGCCCTCACCCAAGAAATCAGGCACATTCTTTGTGAGCAGTGGATTTGATAAGTGTGTCAACATCTTTAGCGCGGATGACTGGTCCCTTGTGAAGTCGCTGAGCGGCCACTCGGGCAACGTTCTCAGTACGGATATCAGTGACGATGCAAAGTGGATTGCTAGCTGTGGTCACGATCGTACCGTGAAGCTTTGGGGGATTGAATGA
- a CDS encoding Protein phosphatase 2C-related — MIPSVSFRACTSACSSLRAIALDGVYSISTNPNTYIPSLFKFQHVRLSSHTAGLRPDTRLNPNLTRQPSRRAFRSTPTNNFENPSSKLSYRVAVSSSGKGRRFHPIKNTYNFDPTADALGVSKDKNSVSRRRNRPDSGEDAFFVTRIGNRISDHQDTNAEAVAFGVADGVGGWTESRVDPADFSHGLCNYMAHTAQTWHEPAESLCSKSLIQAGYDQVVADSNIRAGGSTASVGVALPDGRVELANLGDSGSVLLRRAAVHHYSVPQTHAFNTPYQLSVIPPRMRAQASVFGGGFLEDFPRDASVTNLQMQHGDVLIIATDGIFDNLNNQDILKLVTSRMLLTGAWTATESGVGVSENLRALAAPGRLADALPTQSGSLPSKDPANNESGPEGAVTLQSILAATIAGEAKIASVDYRRDGPFAKEAQRYHPGDYYRGGKVDDICVVVVIAVDDNVAARERRK, encoded by the coding sequence ATGATCCCGAGTGTTTCCTTTAGAGCCTGCACTTCCGCCTGCAGTAGCCTACGAGCCATCGCACTAGATGGCGTCTATTCCATCTCCACCAATCCGAACACATATATACCCTCCCTGTTCAAATTCCAGCATGTCCGCCTCTCATCCCACACTGCAGGACTCAGACCAGACACCCGCCTAAACCCGAATCTAACCCGCCAGCCCTCCCGCCGAGCTTTCCGCTCAACCCCCACGAACAACTTCGAAAATCCCTCCTCTAAACTCTCCTACCGCGTCGCCGTCTCCTCCTCCGGCAAAGGCCGCCGCTTCCACCCCATTAAAAATACATACAACTTCGACCCAACCGCAGATGCCCTAGGCGTCTCAAAAGACAAAAACTCCGTCAGTCGCCGCCGCAACCGCCCAGACTCAGGCGAAGACGCCTTCTTCGTAACCCGCATCGGAAACCGCATCTCAGACCACCAAGACACAAACGCAGAAGCTGTCGCCTTCGGCGTCGCAGATGGTGTAGGCGGCTGGACGGAATCCCGTGTCGACCCGGCGGACTTCTCACACGGCTTGTGCAACTACATGGCGCACACTGCGCAGACATGGCACGAGCCGGCTGAGAGCTTGTGCTCTAAATCCCTCATACAGGCTGGGTACGATCAGGTTGTGGCGGATTCGAACATCCGCGCGGGTGGAAGTACCGCCTCTGTTGGTGTCGCGCTGCCGGATGGACGGGTCGAATTGGCCAATTTGGGTGATTCGGGCTCGGTGTTGTTGCGGAGAGCGGCGGTGCATCATTACTCGGTTCCGCAGACGCATGCTTTCAACACCCCATACCAGCTTAGCGTGATTCCTCCGCGTATGCGCGCCCAGGCGTCTGTCTTTGGTGGGGGGTTTTTGGAGGACTTCCCCCGTGATGCGTCGGTCACGAATTTGCAGATGCAGCATGGGGATGTGCTCATCATTGCTACCGATGGGAtctttgataatctcaataatcaagatatcctcaagctTGTCACCAGCCGTATGCTTCTGACTGGGGCATGGACGGCTACGGAGTCTGGCGTTGGGGTTTCTGAGAATCTGCGTGCGCTGGCTGCGCCGGGTAGATTGGCTGATGCTCTTCCTACTCAGTCGGGCTCGCTGCCTTCCAAGGACCCGGCTAATAACGAGTCCGGACCTGAGGGTGCAGTCACGTTGCAGTCGATTCTCGCAGCGACGATTGCCGGCGAGGCAAAAATTGCTAGTGTCGACTATCGCCGCGATGGGCCCTTTGCTAAGGAGGCTCAGCGCTACCACCCTGGTGACTATTACCGTGGCGGGAAGGTTGATGATATCTGCGTTGTGGTTGTCATCGCTGTCGATGATAACGTTGCTGCCAGAGAGAGGCGTAAGTGA